In the genome of Deltaproteobacteria bacterium, one region contains:
- a CDS encoding NnrS family protein: MQDEPARRLPRRDGASRRARAGAPARGRRRERPGAHRRLHEQVAVLSVPRPAPARGDDRGREEPAAEARAAPLRHARDPRVPVRRDVLPAAGARGTRGRAHAAGPARRNRLAVERRGGDGGGLRVRRAGPCADRRSGEGAAHGGRCGHALALQPLQRLRGRDGHRRRALRARRRSGGVTFLGRAFRPFFLFAGLQASLAVLAWLAVYAGVLPAPGWLSHTPSLWHAHEMVFGFVVAAAAGFLLTAAPTWTGSRPPSGAPLGMLAALWLAGRVAMFLSGAIPLAGVALVDVALLPAMAFAIGRPIFAARQRRNYGFPIVLSALALLNAGAHLDALGLAPGLAAVCLHVGVDLAIVLIVAMGGRITPSFTANAFRRDGVAAVVVTRRWADRAAVVAVVGVALANLLFPRTAASGAVAGIAALAVAVRMSGWQTLRARYDPLLWSLHLGYAWVVVGLFAVALSDLTGAIPWSVGLHAETTGAIGTMVLAVMTRVVLGHTGRGLAAPRAATIAYLLVSAAALVRTVGALVFPDPYLHVIALAALLWSAAYAVFLAHYAPLLFRPRLDGQPG; the protein is encoded by the coding sequence GTGCAAGATGAACCTGCGCGACGGCTTCCGAGGCGGGATGGAGCTTCCCGACGCGCTCGCGCTGGCGCGCCTGCTCGAGGCCGGAGGCGCGAGCGCCCTGGTGCTCACCGGCGGCTTCACGAGCAAGTCGCCGTTCTATCTGTTCCGCGGCCGGCGCCCGCTCGAGGAGATGATCGCGGCCGAGAAGAGCCGGCTGCAGAAGCTCGTGCTGCGCCGCTTCGGCACGCGCGTGATCCGCGAGTACCCGTTCGAAGAGATGTTCTTCCTGCCGCAGGCGCGCGAGGTACGCGCGGCCGTGCGCATGCCGCTGGTCCTGCTCGGCGGAATCGTCTCGCGGTCGAACGTCGAGGCGGCGATGGTGGAGGGCTTCGAGTTCGTCGCGCTGGGCCGTGCGCTGATCGCCGATCCGGAGAGGGTGCGGCGCATGGCGGGCGATGCGGGCACGCGCTCGCGCTGCAACCACTGCAACGTCTGCGTGGCCGAGATGGACATCGGCGGCGTGCGCTGCGTGCTCGACGACGGAGTGGCGGCGTGACGTTCCTCGGTCGCGCGTTCCGTCCGTTCTTCCTTTTTGCGGGCCTGCAGGCGAGCCTCGCGGTGTTGGCCTGGCTCGCGGTCTACGCCGGCGTGCTCCCGGCTCCGGGCTGGCTCTCGCATACGCCGTCGCTCTGGCACGCGCACGAGATGGTCTTCGGCTTCGTGGTGGCCGCGGCGGCCGGTTTCCTGCTCACCGCTGCGCCGACCTGGACCGGCTCGCGGCCGCCCTCGGGTGCGCCGCTCGGAATGCTGGCCGCACTCTGGCTCGCGGGTCGCGTCGCGATGTTCCTCTCCGGCGCGATTCCGCTCGCGGGGGTCGCGCTCGTCGACGTCGCGCTGCTTCCCGCGATGGCGTTTGCGATCGGCCGGCCGATCTTCGCCGCGCGGCAGCGGCGCAACTACGGCTTCCCGATCGTCCTCTCGGCGCTCGCGCTGCTGAACGCCGGCGCGCATCTCGACGCGCTCGGTCTCGCGCCCGGGCTCGCGGCGGTCTGTCTTCACGTCGGTGTCGATCTCGCGATCGTGCTGATCGTCGCGATGGGCGGGCGGATCACGCCGAGCTTCACCGCCAACGCGTTTCGCCGCGACGGCGTCGCCGCCGTCGTCGTCACGCGCCGGTGGGCCGACCGCGCCGCGGTCGTCGCGGTGGTCGGCGTGGCGCTGGCGAACCTGCTGTTTCCGCGCACGGCGGCGAGCGGCGCGGTCGCGGGGATCGCCGCGCTCGCGGTCGCGGTCCGGATGTCCGGCTGGCAGACGCTGCGCGCGCGGTACGATCCGCTGCTCTGGTCGCTGCACCTGGGCTACGCCTGGGTCGTGGTCGGGCTCTTCGCCGTCGCGCTCTCCGACCTCACCGGCGCGATTCCCTGGAGCGTCGGCCTGCACGCGGAGACGACCGGCGCGATCGGCACGATGGTGCTCGCCGTGATGACCCGCGTCGTGCTCGGGCACACCGGCCGCGGGCTTGCGGCGCCGCGCGCCGCGACGATCGCGTACCTGCTGGTGAGCGCGGCCGCGCTGGTTCGAACCGTGGGCGCACTCGTGTTCCCGGATCCCTACCTGCACGTGATCGCGCTCGCGGCGCTGCTCTGGTCCGCGGCGTACGCGGTGTTCCTGGCCCACTACGCGCCGCTGCTCTTCCGCCCGCGACTCGACGGACAGCCGGGCTAG
- the asnS gene encoding asparagine--tRNA ligase, with amino-acid sequence MAFARVVELLARGSAGESAAVRGWLRTARHSKGVSFLDLSDGSSLAGLQVVAGPELENYQAEVVRLDTGCAVEVEGELVPSQGSGQALELRATRLVVVGWADSDYPLQKKRHGFEFLRTIAHLRPRTNTFGAVLRVRNVAARAVHRFFQERGFVWLHTPIITASDAEGAGAMFRVAATEFDGEFFGRPAFLTVSGQLEAEIGALALSNVYTFGPTFRAENSNTSRHLAEFWMIEPEMAFCDLRGDMELAQAFLRYVVKAVLDESEDDLAFFDERISSGLRATLEHVALSSFEHLTYGEAVAILERSGQDFEFPVKWGADLASEHERFLTESHVGRPVIVTDYPKAIKAFYMYCNDDGQTVRAMDVLVPKVGEIIGGSQREDRVDVLRARLAECGLPEAPYQWYLDLRRFGSVPHAGFGLGFERLVLYLTGMANIRDVIPFPRVPGYAEF; translated from the coding sequence GTGGCGTTCGCCAGGGTCGTGGAGCTGCTCGCGCGCGGGAGCGCCGGCGAATCGGCGGCCGTGCGCGGCTGGCTGCGCACGGCGCGGCACTCGAAGGGCGTCTCGTTCCTCGATCTCTCCGACGGCTCGAGCCTTGCGGGTCTGCAGGTCGTGGCCGGGCCGGAGCTCGAGAACTACCAGGCCGAGGTCGTCCGGCTCGACACCGGCTGCGCAGTCGAGGTCGAGGGGGAGCTCGTGCCGTCGCAGGGCAGCGGGCAGGCGCTGGAGCTGCGAGCGACGCGGCTCGTCGTGGTCGGCTGGGCCGATTCCGACTACCCGCTGCAGAAGAAGCGGCACGGCTTCGAGTTCCTGCGCACGATCGCGCACCTGCGCCCGCGCACGAACACCTTCGGCGCGGTGCTGCGGGTGCGAAACGTGGCCGCGCGCGCGGTGCACCGCTTCTTCCAGGAGCGCGGCTTCGTCTGGCTGCACACGCCGATCATCACGGCGAGCGACGCGGAAGGGGCGGGCGCCATGTTCCGCGTGGCCGCGACCGAGTTCGACGGCGAGTTCTTCGGGCGCCCCGCGTTCCTGACCGTCTCGGGCCAGCTCGAGGCCGAGATCGGGGCGCTCGCGCTCTCGAACGTCTACACCTTCGGCCCGACCTTCCGCGCCGAGAACTCCAACACCAGCCGCCACCTGGCCGAATTCTGGATGATCGAGCCCGAGATGGCCTTCTGCGATCTGCGCGGCGACATGGAGCTCGCCCAGGCGTTCCTGCGCTACGTGGTGAAGGCGGTCCTCGACGAGTCCGAGGACGATCTCGCGTTCTTCGACGAGCGAATCTCGAGCGGCCTGCGAGCCACTCTCGAGCACGTTGCGCTCAGCTCCTTCGAGCACCTGACCTACGGCGAGGCCGTCGCGATCCTGGAGCGTTCCGGGCAGGACTTCGAGTTCCCGGTGAAGTGGGGCGCGGACCTCGCGAGCGAGCACGAGCGCTTCCTCACCGAGAGCCACGTCGGCCGGCCCGTGATCGTCACCGACTACCCCAAGGCGATCAAAGCCTTCTACATGTACTGCAACGACGACGGTCAGACCGTTCGCGCGATGGACGTGCTGGTTCCGAAGGTCGGCGAGATCATCGGCGGGTCGCAGCGCGAGGACCGCGTCGACGTGCTTCGCGCGCGCCTGGCCGAGTGCGGTCTGCCCGAGGCCCCCTATCAGTGGTACCTCGACCTGCGGCGTTTCGGCTCGGTCCCGCACGCGGGCTTCGGGCTGGGCTTCGAGCGGCTCGTGCTCTACCTGACGGGAATGGCGAACATCCGCGACGTGATTCCGTTTCCGCGCGTTCCCGGCTACGCGGAGTTCTGA
- a CDS encoding NADH:flavin oxidoreductase, with translation MPLDAFAPARLADLTLRNRVIKTATYEGMCPEGIPSDALVEHHRRLAAGGVGLTTVAYCAVSPDGRTFAEQMSMRPETVAPLRRVTDAVHREGGAASLQLGHCGWFTKNAELSTWLPRGPSLSLNPYGISAGRPLALAMNAREIEAVIEDFGRASGLAREAGFDAVELHLGHGYLLSQFLSPATNRRSDGFGGGIDGRARLSLEVLRRVREVVGAGFPILCKMNLRDGFRGGMELPDALALARLLEAGGASALVLTGGFTSKSPFYLFRGRRPLEEMIAAEKSRLQKLVLRRFGTRVIREYPFEEMFFLPQAREVRAAVRMPLVLLGGIVSRSNVEAAMVEGFEFVALGRALIADPERVRRMAGDAGTRSRCNHCNVCVAEMDIGGVRCVLDDGVAA, from the coding sequence ATGCCGCTCGACGCATTCGCACCCGCGCGCCTCGCCGATCTCACCCTGCGCAATCGCGTGATCAAGACGGCGACGTACGAGGGCATGTGCCCGGAGGGGATTCCGTCGGACGCGCTGGTCGAACACCACCGCCGGCTTGCGGCCGGCGGCGTCGGGCTCACGACCGTCGCCTACTGCGCGGTCTCGCCCGACGGCCGCACCTTCGCGGAGCAGATGTCGATGCGCCCCGAGACGGTGGCGCCGCTTCGCCGCGTCACCGACGCGGTGCACCGCGAGGGCGGCGCGGCGTCGCTTCAGCTCGGTCACTGCGGCTGGTTCACCAAGAACGCGGAGCTCTCGACCTGGCTTCCGCGCGGGCCGTCGCTCAGCTTGAACCCGTACGGGATCAGTGCGGGCCGGCCGCTGGCGCTGGCGATGAACGCGCGCGAGATCGAGGCTGTGATCGAGGACTTCGGTCGCGCATCGGGGCTCGCGCGCGAGGCGGGCTTCGACGCGGTGGAGCTGCACCTGGGCCACGGCTACCTGCTCTCGCAGTTCCTCAGTCCGGCCACGAACCGGCGCAGCGACGGCTTCGGCGGTGGCATCGACGGCCGCGCGAGGCTCTCGCTCGAGGTCCTGCGCCGCGTGCGCGAGGTGGTCGGCGCGGGCTTTCCGATCCTGTGCAAGATGAACCTGCGCGACGGCTTCCGAGGCGGGATGGAGCTTCCCGACGCGCTCGCGCTGGCGCGCCTGCTCGAGGCCGGAGGCGCGAGCGCCCTGGTGCTCACCGGCGGCTTCACGAGCAAGTCGCCGTTCTATCTGTTCCGCGGCCGGCGCCCGCTCGAGGAGATGATCGCGGCCGAGAAGAGCCGGCTGCAGAAGCTCGTGCTGCGCCGCTTCGGCACGCGCGTGATCCGCGAGTACCCGTTCGAAGAGATGTTCTTCCTGCCGCAGGCGCGCGAGGTACGCGCGGCCGTGCGCATGCCGCTGGTCCTGCTCGGCGGAATCGTCTCGCGGTCGAACGTCGAGGCGGCGATGGTGGAGGGCTTCGAGTTCGTCGCGCTGGGCCGTGCGCTGATCGCCGATCCGGAGAGGGTGCGGCGCATGGCGGGCGATGCGGGCACGCGCTCGCGCTGCAACCACTGCAACGTCTGCGTGGCCGAGATGGACATCGGCGGCGTGCGCTGCGTGCTCGACGACGGAGTGGCGGCGTGA
- a CDS encoding cation:proton antiporter, producing the protein MNNVGLAVQFFLQLACILAFCRVVGAVAARLGQPQVVAEMIAGVMLGPSLFGLLLPEAQAWLFPWDASQSARDTQSYLFKASQLGLALYMFVVGMEFRIDIVQRRMRSAAVVSIAGMAAPFALGAWLAWLLFRHTAIFPERTSLPEAMLFLGASMCVTAFPMLARIIHFKRLAGTTMGTVALGAGAIDDATAWCLLAVVLASFDGDWSHASYNIGGGIAYVAVALGIVRPLLRRAQRFLIRDGELVDAGLVAGLALMALGAWFTDLIGLHAVFGAFVMGAAMPRGPVVRALTARIEPLTVALLLPLFFTYSGLNTKITLLDSPALWGVCLAVLLAAVVGKGVACTLAARATGIATREAIGIGTLMNARGLMELIIINIGLARGVISEELFAALVIMAIVTTLMASPIFELVVGTGRAAGEPEAPEQRDAAAA; encoded by the coding sequence GCGGTCCAGTTCTTCCTTCAGCTCGCCTGCATCCTGGCGTTCTGCCGCGTCGTCGGCGCCGTCGCCGCCAGGCTCGGCCAGCCGCAGGTCGTGGCCGAGATGATCGCGGGCGTGATGCTCGGCCCTTCCCTCTTCGGGCTGCTGTTGCCCGAGGCCCAGGCTTGGCTCTTCCCCTGGGACGCGAGCCAATCGGCGCGCGACACCCAGAGCTACCTGTTCAAGGCCTCGCAGCTCGGCCTTGCGCTGTACATGTTCGTGGTGGGAATGGAGTTCCGCATCGACATCGTGCAGCGTCGGATGCGGAGCGCCGCAGTGGTCTCGATCGCGGGAATGGCCGCTCCGTTCGCGCTCGGCGCGTGGCTGGCCTGGCTGCTGTTTCGACACACGGCGATCTTTCCGGAGCGCACCTCGCTGCCGGAGGCGATGCTCTTCCTCGGCGCCTCGATGTGCGTCACCGCGTTCCCGATGCTCGCGCGGATCATCCACTTCAAGCGGCTTGCGGGCACGACCATGGGCACGGTCGCGCTCGGCGCGGGCGCGATCGACGACGCCACCGCATGGTGCCTGCTGGCGGTGGTGCTCGCGAGCTTCGACGGCGACTGGAGCCACGCGAGCTACAACATCGGCGGCGGAATCGCGTACGTCGCGGTGGCGCTGGGAATCGTGCGCCCGCTGCTGCGCCGCGCGCAGCGGTTTCTGATCCGAGACGGCGAACTCGTCGACGCCGGCCTGGTCGCCGGACTCGCGCTGATGGCGCTGGGCGCGTGGTTCACGGACCTGATCGGCCTGCATGCGGTCTTCGGCGCGTTCGTGATGGGCGCGGCGATGCCGCGCGGCCCGGTCGTTCGCGCGCTCACGGCCCGGATCGAGCCGCTCACCGTGGCGCTCCTGCTCCCGCTCTTCTTCACCTACTCGGGGCTGAACACGAAGATCACGCTGCTCGACTCGCCGGCGCTCTGGGGGGTCTGCCTCGCGGTTCTGCTCGCGGCGGTGGTCGGCAAGGGAGTCGCCTGCACGCTGGCCGCGCGCGCGACGGGAATCGCCACGCGCGAGGCGATCGGCATCGGAACGCTGATGAACGCGCGCGGCCTGATGGAGCTGATCATCATCAACATCGGCCTCGCGCGCGGGGTGATCTCCGAAGAGCTCTTCGCTGCGCTGGTGATCATGGCGATCGTGACGACCCTCATGGCCTCGCCGATCTTCGAGCTGGTCGTCGGCACCGGCCGCGCCGCCGGCGAGCCCGAGGCGCCCGAGCAGCGCGACGCCGCCGCGGCCTGA
- a CDS encoding SDR family oxidoreductase, translated as MGVAVVTGSASGIGAAIRRRLEADGARVIGVDLRGAEVVADLSTPAGREAAVAGVLASCGGRLDRVVISAGVGTHVSPPSLVAAVNYFGAIDPLDGWLPVLRAGSDPAALVVCSNSAQMAPLDDHPYVKALLAHDEPEARRLADAGASSIVAYLGAKHALGRAVRRRAGDWGRAGVRLNAVAPGPVRTPLLAGDMAHPVTGAAIGKLSIPLGRIGEPEEVAELAAFLLDRRAGWIHGAIYYIDGGNDAEIRPDRF; from the coding sequence ATGGGCGTGGCCGTGGTCACGGGCAGCGCGTCGGGGATCGGCGCGGCGATCCGACGCCGGCTCGAAGCCGACGGCGCGCGCGTCATCGGGGTGGACCTGCGCGGCGCCGAGGTGGTCGCGGACCTCTCGACGCCGGCGGGACGAGAGGCGGCGGTCGCCGGCGTGCTCGCGAGCTGCGGCGGGCGGCTCGACCGCGTGGTGATCTCGGCGGGCGTCGGCACGCACGTGTCCCCGCCGTCGCTCGTCGCGGCGGTGAACTACTTCGGCGCGATCGACCCGCTCGACGGCTGGCTGCCCGTGCTTCGCGCCGGGAGCGATCCTGCGGCGCTCGTGGTCTGCTCGAACTCCGCGCAGATGGCGCCGCTCGACGACCACCCCTACGTGAAGGCGCTGCTCGCGCACGACGAGCCCGAGGCGCGGCGGCTCGCCGACGCGGGCGCGAGCTCGATCGTCGCCTACCTCGGCGCGAAGCACGCGCTCGGGCGCGCGGTGCGCCGGCGCGCGGGCGACTGGGGCCGCGCGGGCGTGCGCCTGAACGCCGTCGCGCCCGGGCCGGTGCGCACGCCGCTGCTGGCCGGGGACATGGCCCACCCGGTCACGGGCGCCGCGATCGGCAAGCTGTCGATTCCGCTCGGTCGGATCGGCGAGCCCGAAGAGGTCGCCGAACTCGCGGCGTTCCTGCTCGACCGGCGCGCGGGCTGGATCCACGGCGCGATTTACTACATCGACGGCGGCAACGACGCCGAGATCCGACCCGATCGCTTCTGA